DNA from Pelagibacterium nitratireducens:
GTGATGGCCTGCTCGACCGCATTGCTCAAAAGTTCAAGAAAATCTTCGCCCACAGTCTTGAGCACATAGTCGGCAGCCCCCGCCTTGAGCGCGGCAACGGCAATTGCCGCTTCGGTCGAACCTGTGACATAGACGACCGGCGGGGAATCTTCGTTGGCGGCGACCTGTTCGAGCATGCCAAGGCCGGTGCTGTCTGCCAGATAGTGATCGAGCACCAGAACATCGATATCGCCTTCGCCGAGCCGTTCGAAGCCCTTTTCGGCGCAGGTGACATGGATGATCTCGCGCCCCTGCCGACCCAGCACCTTCTGGACCAGCCGTCCGAGAGCGGGATCGTCATCGACATAGAGAATTTTGGCGGGTCTGTTGGGCATCGGCGTTACGCGGTCTCCGGGACCTGCATGACCGAAAAGAACATGCCCAACTGGCGGATAGCGTTGGCAAAGCCGTCGTAATCGACCGGCTTGGTGATGTAGACATTAGCCCCGAGATCGTAGCAGCGCTGAATCTCGCGCTCGTCGTCGGTGGTGGTCAGCACGACGACAGGCGTACGCTTTGTGTGGGGGTTTGCCTTGACCTTTTCGAGGATGGAAACCCCGGTCATGTCCGGCAGATTGAGATCGAGAAGGATGAGATAGTGGCGGTTCGTGCTCACTGTGCCGCTGCCGTCCTGGCCGAACAGATAGGCAAGAGCATCGGTGCCGTTCACAAACGGAATGATTTCATTGTTCACCCCGGCGCGACGGATGTTTTTTTCGATCAGGCGTGCGTGACCATCGTCGTCCTCTATCATAAGGATGGTGACGGGTTTGGCGTCGGTCA
Protein-coding regions in this window:
- a CDS encoding response regulator, giving the protein MTDAKPVTILMIEDDDGHARLIEKNIRRAGVNNEIIPFVNGTDALAYLFGQDGSGTVSTNRHYLILLDLNLPDMTGVSILEKVKANPHTKRTPVVVLTTTDDEREIQRCYDLGANVYITKPVDYDGFANAIRQLGMFFSVMQVPETA